CTTCGCCTCAACACCCAGCGGGGTCATTTTTTTCACGTTGGCCCGGAAAATGTCGCCGGTCGAGATCGCTACAACACCCAAACCCTCGGTGATACGTGCAGCCTGAGTACCCTTACCTGAGCCCGGAGGGCCAACAATCAACAAACGCTTTGTCATCGCAGAAGTCCTTCGTAGTGTCGTTGCTGCATCTGAGCGTTGATCTGCTTGACCGTCTCAAGACCAACACCAACCATAATCAGCAGCGAGGTACCACCGAATGGGAAGTTTTGGTTTGCCCCGACCGAAACCAACGCAACCACTGGGATGATCGCGATCAACGCCAAGTAGACGGCGCCAGCAAACGTGATACGGGACGAGACGTAGCTCAGATACTTAGCGGTCGGCTCGCCCGCGCGGATGCCCGGAATAAAGCCGCCGTACTTCTTCATGTCGTCTGCAACATCAACCGGGTTGAACGTGATGGAGACGTAGAAATAAGTGAAACCGAACACCAGCAGCAGGTACAGAACCATGTGCAGTGGCGCCGAGGTGGTAGCGAGGTTAGCGTTGATCCACTCAACCCAGCCAGGCATATTGCCCTGCGGGTCCTGGTTGAACTGGACCATCATCATCGGCAGCGTCAGCAGCGAGGACGCGAAGATCACCGGGATCACGCCGGCCATGTTGACCTTGATCGGGATATACGTGGAGGTGCCGCCCACCGTGCGGCGACCAATCATTCGCTTGGCGTACTGAACAGGTACGCGACGCTGCGACTGCTCAACGAAGACCACACAACCCAGAACCACGAGGCCAAGGATGATCACGACGATGAAGATGAACCAGCCCTTCTGCTGAAGGATGTTCATCATCGAACCTGGGAAGCCAGCGACGATCGAAACGAAGATCAGCAAAGACATACCGTTACCGACACCGCGTTCGGTTGCCAGCTCACCGAGCCACATGATGAAGACCGTACCGGCGGTGAGCGCGACGATCGCAAGCGAAATAGTCCACAGAGTGCTCTCCGGGAAGATCTCTACTGGGCAACCCGGGAACAGGTTGCCGGTGTTAGCGAGCGTGACCAACGTGGTGGCCTGCAAAAGGCCCAAACCGACCGTGAGGTAACGCGTGTACTGAGTCAGCTTCGCCTGGCCAGCTTGGCCCTCCTTATGGAGGGCTTCAAAGTGCGGGACAACCACGCGCAACAACTGCACAATAATGGAGGCAGTAATGTAGGGCATAATGCCCATCGCAAGGATCGAAACCTGCAACAGTGCGCCACCGGAGAACAAGTTAACGAACTCGTAGAGACCACCCGTGGTCTCTGAGATCGCTAGACACTGGTTGACCGCGGAATAGTCCACACCTGGGGACGGAATGAAAACGCCGATGCGGTAAACGATGATAATGCCGATCGTAAACAGCAGTTTGCGCCGCAGATCTGGGGTTTTGAAAACCCTTGATATTGCGCTCAGCACGCGTGGACTCCTTGCATGTGGACTATCTAGCTGCGTTCTTAGGACACAACTGTCCAGAACACAGTAAAGCTCTTGGGATTCTACCGCTAAGTGTAAGCCGGGGCTAATTTATCACCTGATAATTTCCAGGGAAACTCTTTGCGCAAGCGCGAAACGCGGTCCCTCGGCACACGGGGCAGAAAACATAGGTGAGAAAGGGGGCCTCTCCCGACTTCTACGGAAGAGGCCCCCTTGACAAAGAGCGCTATGTGAGAGTCATCCGCTCACACAACACCCAACGAATCATTAGACGGTGGTAGCGGAACCGCCAGCTGCCTGAATCTTCTCAGAAGCCGATGCGGAGAAGGCATTGACCTTCACATCGAGCTTCACGTTCAGTTCGCCGGTGCCAAGCACCTTGACTGGCTGGTTCTTGCGTACCGCGCCCTTAGCAACGAGTGCCTCAACGGTGACCTCGCCGCCCTCTGGGAACAGTTCCTCAAGGCGGGTCAGGTTGACAACCTGGTACTCGGTGCGGAATGGGTTCTTGAAGCCGCGGAGCTTCGGCAGGCGCATGTGCAGCGGAAGCTGACCGCCCTGGAAGCCTGCAGGTACCTGGCGACGAGCCTTGGTGCCCTTGGTACCGCGACCTGCGGTCTTACCCTTGGATGCTTCACCACGGCCAACGCGAGTCTTGGACTTGCGGGAACCTGGTGCCGGGGCAAGATCGTGGATCTTGATCGGGTTCTCAGTGTTCTCAGACATGGTTACTTGGCCTCCTCGACCTCAACCAGGTGCTTCACCTTGTTCACCATGCCAACGGTTACTGCGTCTGCGGTGCGCTCAACCGTGTGGCCGATGCGCTTGAGACCCAGCGAGCGGACCGTCTCACGCTGTGCCGGGGTGCGGCCAGCGACGGAACGAACAAGGGTGATGTTCAGCTTTGCATCAGACGGAGTCAGGTTCTTCATAATTAGGCACCTGCCTTCGCGTTCTGCATCTTGCGGATCATCGCGCTTGGAGCAACCTCATCGAGGGCCAAGCCGCGGCGAGCAGCGACAGCTGCTGGCTCTTCAAGCGACTTCAGCGCAGCGATGGTGCCGTGCACGATGTTGATCTGGTTCGTGGAGCCCATCGACTTGGACAGCACGTCGTGAATGCCAGCGCATTCGAGTACTGCACGAACCGGACCGCCAGCGATAACACCAGTACCCTCAGCGGCCGGGACAAGGAGAACGACGCCTGCAGCGGCTTCGCCCTTGACGCGGTGCGGGATGGTGGTGCCAACGCGTGGAACGCGGAAGAAGTTCTTCTTAGCTTCTTCCACACCCTTCTGGATGGCTGCTGGAACTTCCTTGGCCTTACCGTAGCCGACGCCAACCATGCCGTTGCCGTCACCTACTACGACAAGAGCGGTGAAGCTGAAGCGACGACCACCCTTGACAACCTTGGAAACACGGTTAATGGTTACGACGCGCTCGAGGAACTTGTCTTTGTCTTCGTCCTGGCCACGGCGGTTGTCACGGCCACGGCCGCGATCTTCGCCACGTCCACGGCCTTCACCGCGACCGCGGCCTTCGCCACGTCCGCGACGCTGACCGGCGTCTTTCTGCTCTTCGCCCTGGGTTTTGTTCTGCTCTGCCACAGGGGCTTCGTTCTTCATTTCTTCACTCACAGTGCCAGCCCACCTTCACGCGCGCCTTCGGCGACCGCGGCCACGCGGCCGTGATACTTGTTACCGCCGCGGTCGAAAACCACGGCTTCGATACCGGCTGCCTTCGCGCGTTCAGCGATGAGTTCGCCAACACGCTTAGCCTTTGCGGTCTTGTCACCCTCGAAAGCACGAATATCGGCTTCCATGGTGCGGGCGGACGCGAGCGTCACGCCGCGGCCATCGTCCACGATCTGCGCGACAATGTGGCGCGCGGAGCGGGATACGACGAGGCGCGGACGGACAGCGGTGCCCACGATGTGCTTGCGCACACGAGCGTGACGACGGCTGCGGGAGGCAGCCCGGGAGCTCTTCTTTGTAGCCAGAGCCATAGTCACTTACCTGCCTTTCCGACCTTGCGGCGGATGACTTCGCCCTCGTACTTGATGCCCTTACCCTTGTAAGGATCTTGCTTACGGAGCTTGTGGATTTTCGCGGCGGCTTCACCGACGCGCTGCTTGTCGATACCCGAAACGGTCACCTTGTTGGTGCCTTCCACGGTGTAGGTCACGCCTTCGGCGGCCTTCACCATGATGGGGTGCGAGAAGCCGAGCTGGAACTCGAGATCCTGGCCCTTGGCCATAACGCGGTAACCGGTACCGGTGATTTCGAGTTTCTTGGAGTAGCCCTCGGTGACACCTACGATCATGTTGTTGATCAAGGTGCGGGTCAGGCCGTGCTGGCCGCGGGTTTCACGCTCGTCATCCGGACGTTCGACCTTGACGGTGTTCTCTTCCTGAGAAACAGTCAGCATCGATGGAACGGTGTGGGAGAGTTCGCCCTTTGGGCCCTTCACGGAAACCTCTTGGCCGTCGATCTTGACCTCGACGCCCGAGGGAATGGTGATCGGAAGACGTCCGATACGTGACATAGTGTCTTCCCCTTCCCTTACCAGACGTAAGCGACGACTTCGCCGCCAACGCCCTTGGACTCTGCCTGCCGGTCGGTGAGAAGACCGGAAGACGTGGACAGGATCGCGATGCCAAGACCACCCAATACCTTAGGCAGCTCAGTGGACTTCGCGTAGACGCGCAAGCCCGGCTTGGACACGCGGCGTACGCCTGCGATGGCGCGCTCACGGTTTGGGCCGAACTTCAGGTCAATCTTGAGGTTCTTACCAACGCGGGCTTCCTCTTCGGCGTAGTCGGCGATGTAGCCTTCAGCCTTGAGGATTTCCGCGATGCGGACCTTCAGCTTGGAGGACGGCATGGTGACGTCCTCATGGTGTGCAGAGTTCGCGTTGCGCAGACGCGTCAGCATGTCTGCGACCGGATCTGTCATGGTCATGTGGGCTTGTGCCCTTCCTCGTCGGGGTTTCCTCGCTGCCTGTTAGGGCTTGTTGCTAAGGACCTTCGACGTAGTTGGTTTAGTTTTCGTTCTTGAACGGGAAGCCCAGCGCCTTGAGCAGTGCGCGGCCTTCTTCGTCGGTCTTAGCGGTGGTCACAAGGGTGATGTCCATACCGCGGGTGCGGTCGATCTTGTCTGGATCGATTTCATGGAACATAACCTGCTCGGTCAGACCGAAGGTGTAGTTCCCGTTGCCGTCGAACTGTTTAGGGTTCAGACCACGGAAGTCACGGATACGTGGCAGTGCCAGCGTGACGAGGCGGTCAACGAACTCCCACATGCGGTCGTTGCGCAGGGTCGCGTAGGCGCCGATTGGCATGCCTTCGCGCAGCTTGAACTGTGCAATCGACTTGCGAGCCTTGGATACAAGTGGCTTCTGGCCGGTGATCGCGGTCAGGTCGCGTACTGCGCCTTCGATGACCTTCGAGTCACGTGCGGCTTCGCCAACGCCCATGTTCACAACGACCTTCACAAGGCCTGGAACTTCCATGACGTTCTTGTAGTCGAACTGCTTCTGCAGTTCGTCGCGGATCTCGTCGCGGTACTTCGTCTTCAGACGCGGCTGGATCTTGGTAGTGGTCTCAGTCATCACAGATCCTTCCCGGAAGCCTTGGCGTAACGAACGCGGACGGTCTTTTCGCGGCCGTCCTTGGTTACGGTTTCGAGGCGGAAACCAACACGGGTTGGCTTCTTGGTTTCTGGGTCAACGATCGCGACGTTGGATACGTGGATCGGTGCCTCTACCTTCTCGATGCCGCCGGTCTTGGAACCGCGGTCAGTCTGGCCTACTCGGTTGTGCTTGGTGACGACGTTGACGCCTTCAACAATCACGCGCTGCTCAGACGGGATAACCTTCAGAACCTTGCCCTGCAGCCCCTTGTCCTTGCCGGACAGGACCTGTACCAGGTCGTCTTTCTTGATCTTTGCACCCATGAGTCAGAGCACCTCCGGCGCCAGCGAAACGATCTTCATGAAACGCTTATCGCGCAGCTCGCGGGCGACTGGCCCGAAGATACGCGTACCGCGTGGCTCGTTGTCGTTCTTGAGGATTACGGCTGCGTTTTCGTCGAACTTGATGTACGAACCGTCAACGCGGCGACGTTCCTTCTTGGTACGGACGACGACGGCTTTGACGACGTCGCCCTTCTTCACGTTTCCGCCAGGGATCGCGTCCTTGACGGTGGCGACGATGACGTCACCAATTCCTGCATAGCGACGGTTGGTTCCGCCGAGAACGCGGATGGCCAGGATTTCCTTGGCGCCCGTGTTGTCGGCGACCTTCAGTCGCGATTCCTGCTGAATCACTAGTCTCTCCTGTGTCTCGCTGGTTCTTCGTACTCGAAGCCTTGCGGAACGGAATGAATGGACTTCTCAGACCATCGCTTACCCCTGAAACCATGCGTCGGGCAGGTGTACTGCTCCAGTGGAGGGATTCAAGGCCGAGGCTTTCGGTCTGAGCCCGTGCTTGAATTACCTAAGCCGCCGATGGTGTGGCTGGCTGATCTTCAGTGTCAGCTGGTCGGAGGTGGATAGTCTCCGTTCACGTGCCTTTCACGGATGTTTCAGACCATGGGTCTTGCTTCACCTGTTTTAGGGCGCGCGTAGCCGGCTAACGCACGGACGTTCCAGTCTAACAAAAAGAAGGCCGGAACCGTAATCGCGTTATCGCGCTCACAGTTCCGGCCTGTCCGGGTCAGCGTGCTACTGCCCCGTTAGCTATATAAGCTGCAGACGAGCCTGGCTTACTTCGCCTTTTCGACGATCTCAACCAGACGCCAGCACTTGTCCTTGGACAGTGGGCGGGTCTCAGCCACGATGACCAAGTCGCCAACACCAGCGGTGTTGTTCTCGTCGTGGGCCTTCACGCGCTTGGAACGGCGCATGACCTTGCCGTAGAGGGCGTGCTTGACACGGTCCTCAACGTTGACCACAACGGTCTTGTCCATCTTGTCGGACACCACGTAACCGCGCAGGGTTTTGCGGTAACCGCGGGCTTGTGCCTCTTCGGCCACAGCGTTCTCCTTTTCGCTCATCACTTAGCGTCCTCCGCCTTCTTGGATTTCTTCTTGGTCTTCTTCTTCTCGTCAGCCTGGGTTGCGACGACATCCTCGCGGATGCCGAGCTCGCGCTCACGAAGAATCGTGTAGATACGAGCGATGTCGCGCTTGACGGCCTTGAGACGACCATGCTGCTCGAGCTGACCGGTTGCAGCCTGGAAACGCAAGTTGAACAGTTCCTTCTTTGCGTTTGCAAGCTCCTCGTTCAGACGAGCGTTGTCCATGCCGTCGAGCTTATCGACTGCGAGATCCTTAGAACCGATAGCCATTGGGATCATTCACCACCCTCGCGGCGCACAATACGCGCCTTCAGCGGAAGCTTGTGGATTGCCAGGCGAAGAGCTTCGCGTGCGACCTCTTCGGAAACGCCAGCCAGTTCGAACATAACGCGGCCTGGCTTGACGTTTGCAACCCACCACTCCGGGGAACCCTTACCGGAACCCATGCGGGTTTCGGCAGGCTTCTTGGTCAATGGACGGTCTGGGAAGATGTTGATCCAGACCTTACCGCCACGCTTGATGTGGCGGGTCATCGCAATACGTGCAGCTTCGATCTGGCGGTTGGTGACGTATGCGGGAGTCAGGGCCTGGATGCCCCACTCACCGAAAGTCACCTCGGTGCCACCAGAGGCCATGCCTTTACGGCCTGGGTGGTGCTGCTTGCGGTACTTGACGCGACGTGGAATCAGCATCAGGCGTTGCCTCCTTCAGCTGCTGCTGGAGCTGCTGCACCACGATCGTGACGACGGCGGCGCTCGCCACCGCGGCCACCACGGCGGTCGCCGCGACGGCCACCACGGCCTGGTGCTGCTGCCTGCTGTGCAGCCAGTTCCTTATCAGTGACGTCTCCCTTGTAGACCCAGACCTTCACGCCGATGCGGCCGAAGGTGGTCTTTGCTTCGAAGAAGCCGTAGTCGATGTTCGCGCGGAGGGTGTGCAGTGGCACGCGACCTTCGCGGTAGAACTCGCGGCGGCTCATTTCTGCGCCACCGAGGCGACCGGAGCACTGGACACGGATGCCCTTGGCGCCGGCGCGCATCGCGGACTGGATGGCTTTCTTCATTGCACGGCGGAACGCCACGCGGGAGGCAAGCTGCTCAGCGATTCCCTGAGCTACCAGCTGTGCATCGGTCTCTGGGTTCTTGACCTCGAGGATGTTCAGCTGAACCTGCTTGTTGGTGAGCTTCTCGAGCTCGC
The Pseudoglutamicibacter albus DNA segment above includes these coding regions:
- the secY gene encoding preprotein translocase subunit SecY; amino-acid sequence: MLSAISRVFKTPDLRRKLLFTIGIIIVYRIGVFIPSPGVDYSAVNQCLAISETTGGLYEFVNLFSGGALLQVSILAMGIMPYITASIIVQLLRVVVPHFEALHKEGQAGQAKLTQYTRYLTVGLGLLQATTLVTLANTGNLFPGCPVEIFPESTLWTISLAIVALTAGTVFIMWLGELATERGVGNGMSLLIFVSIVAGFPGSMMNILQQKGWFIFIVVIILGLVVLGCVVFVEQSQRRVPVQYAKRMIGRRTVGGTSTYIPIKVNMAGVIPVIFASSLLTLPMMMVQFNQDPQGNMPGWVEWINANLATTSAPLHMVLYLLLVFGFTYFYVSITFNPVDVADDMKKYGGFIPGIRAGEPTAKYLSYVSSRITFAGAVYLALIAIIPVVALVSVGANQNFPFGGTSLLIMVGVGLETVKQINAQMQQRHYEGLLR
- the rplO gene encoding 50S ribosomal protein L15; the protein is MSENTENPIKIHDLAPAPGSRKSKTRVGRGEASKGKTAGRGTKGTKARRQVPAGFQGGQLPLHMRLPKLRGFKNPFRTEYQVVNLTRLEELFPEGGEVTVEALVAKGAVRKNQPVKVLGTGELNVKLDVKVNAFSASASEKIQAAGGSATTV
- the rpmD gene encoding 50S ribosomal protein L30, giving the protein MMKNLTPSDAKLNITLVRSVAGRTPAQRETVRSLGLKRIGHTVERTADAVTVGMVNKVKHLVEVEEAK
- the rpsE gene encoding 30S ribosomal protein S5; its protein translation is MKNEAPVAEQNKTQGEEQKDAGQRRGRGEGRGRGEGRGRGEDRGRGRDNRRGQDEDKDKFLERVVTINRVSKVVKGGRRFSFTALVVVGDGNGMVGVGYGKAKEVPAAIQKGVEEAKKNFFRVPRVGTTIPHRVKGEAAAGVVLLVPAAEGTGVIAGGPVRAVLECAGIHDVLSKSMGSTNQINIVHGTIAALKSLEEPAAVAARRGLALDEVAPSAMIRKMQNAKAGA
- the rplR gene encoding 50S ribosomal protein L18, which gives rise to MALATKKSSRAASRSRRHARVRKHIVGTAVRPRLVVSRSARHIVAQIVDDGRGVTLASARTMEADIRAFEGDKTAKAKRVGELIAERAKAAGIEAVVFDRGGNKYHGRVAAVAEGAREGGLAL
- the rplF gene encoding 50S ribosomal protein L6, which gives rise to MSRIGRLPITIPSGVEVKIDGQEVSVKGPKGELSHTVPSMLTVSQEENTVKVERPDDERETRGQHGLTRTLINNMIVGVTEGYSKKLEITGTGYRVMAKGQDLEFQLGFSHPIMVKAAEGVTYTVEGTNKVTVSGIDKQRVGEAAAKIHKLRKQDPYKGKGIKYEGEVIRRKVGKAGK
- the rpsH gene encoding 30S ribosomal protein S8; the protein is MTMTDPVADMLTRLRNANSAHHEDVTMPSSKLKVRIAEILKAEGYIADYAEEEARVGKNLKIDLKFGPNRERAIAGVRRVSKPGLRVYAKSTELPKVLGGLGIAILSTSSGLLTDRQAESKGVGGEVVAYVW
- the rplE gene encoding 50S ribosomal protein L5; translation: MTETTTKIQPRLKTKYRDEIRDELQKQFDYKNVMEVPGLVKVVVNMGVGEAARDSKVIEGAVRDLTAITGQKPLVSKARKSIAQFKLREGMPIGAYATLRNDRMWEFVDRLVTLALPRIRDFRGLNPKQFDGNGNYTFGLTEQVMFHEIDPDKIDRTRGMDITLVTTAKTDEEGRALLKALGFPFKNEN
- the rplX gene encoding 50S ribosomal protein L24 is translated as MGAKIKKDDLVQVLSGKDKGLQGKVLKVIPSEQRVIVEGVNVVTKHNRVGQTDRGSKTGGIEKVEAPIHVSNVAIVDPETKKPTRVGFRLETVTKDGREKTVRVRYAKASGKDL
- the rplN gene encoding 50S ribosomal protein L14 — protein: MIQQESRLKVADNTGAKEILAIRVLGGTNRRYAGIGDVIVATVKDAIPGGNVKKGDVVKAVVVRTKKERRRVDGSYIKFDENAAVILKNDNEPRGTRIFGPVARELRDKRFMKIVSLAPEVL
- the rpsQ gene encoding 30S ribosomal protein S17, with the translated sequence MSEKENAVAEEAQARGYRKTLRGYVVSDKMDKTVVVNVEDRVKHALYGKVMRRSKRVKAHDENNTAGVGDLVIVAETRPLSKDKCWRLVEIVEKAK
- the rpmC gene encoding 50S ribosomal protein L29 — protein: MAIGSKDLAVDKLDGMDNARLNEELANAKKELFNLRFQAATGQLEQHGRLKAVKRDIARIYTILRERELGIREDVVATQADEKKKTKKKSKKAEDAK
- the rplP gene encoding 50S ribosomal protein L16 — translated: MLIPRRVKYRKQHHPGRKGMASGGTEVTFGEWGIQALTPAYVTNRQIEAARIAMTRHIKRGGKVWINIFPDRPLTKKPAETRMGSGKGSPEWWVANVKPGRVMFELAGVSEEVAREALRLAIHKLPLKARIVRREGGE
- the rpsC gene encoding 30S ribosomal protein S3 → MGQKINPNGFRLGITTDHVSRWFADSKLPGQSYADFVKEDVKIRSLVTDGMDRAGISKVEIERTRDRVRVDIHTARPGIVIGRRGAEADRLRGELEKLTNKQVQLNILEVKNPETDAQLVAQGIAEQLASRVAFRRAMKKAIQSAMRAGAKGIRVQCSGRLGGAEMSRREFYREGRVPLHTLRANIDYGFFEAKTTFGRIGVKVWVYKGDVTDKELAAQQAAAPGRGGRRGDRRGGRGGERRRRHDRGAAAPAAAEGGNA